Proteins from a genomic interval of Afifella aestuarii:
- a CDS encoding lytic murein transglycosylase, whose product MRNLSILTAARGGRAPRRVLPLALLICLCLVFSAEESAADTSCRNGQSFDAWLADFAAEGARKGLTRRSLAQLQGLSPDSKVLSRDRGQPSLSLSFTDFADRLISQNRLSRGRAMLDRYASTFAAIERDFGVQGPVLAAFWGLETDFGGYMGEFSSLRSLATLAYDCRRSELFREELFAALVLLERGDLTPEEMRGAWAGEIGQVQFTPSNYLKFGVDYDGDGRRDLVKSVPDALASAAKFLRHLGWRANAPWIEEVEVGPNVPWDEAGRGRYRSRADWARDGVRRRGGDRLPADRVDAALVLPMGRDGPAFLAYRNFDIFWEWNNSSNYSLAAAYFATRLAGAPPMRRGNPAAMLSSKELLEVQTRLNRLGYDAGPPDGRLGQKTRAGVRAAQLAFGLPADGYPTRALLERLRRQ is encoded by the coding sequence ATGCGAAATCTCTCGATCCTCACAGCCGCCCGCGGCGGCCGCGCACCGCGTCGGGTCCTCCCGCTGGCGCTCCTGATCTGTCTCTGCCTCGTTTTCTCTGCCGAAGAGAGCGCAGCCGACACCTCCTGCCGAAACGGACAGAGTTTTGATGCCTGGCTCGCGGACTTCGCCGCGGAGGGCGCCAGGAAGGGACTGACGCGGCGAAGCCTTGCGCAGCTCCAGGGGCTGAGCCCCGACAGCAAAGTCCTGTCACGCGACCGTGGCCAGCCGAGCCTTTCCTTGAGTTTCACGGATTTCGCCGACCGCCTCATCTCGCAGAACCGGCTGTCGCGCGGGCGCGCCATGCTCGATCGCTATGCCTCGACCTTTGCGGCGATCGAACGCGATTTCGGTGTGCAGGGCCCTGTGCTTGCAGCCTTCTGGGGCCTTGAGACGGATTTCGGCGGCTATATGGGCGAGTTCTCCTCGCTCCGTTCGCTCGCCACCCTCGCCTATGATTGCCGCCGTTCGGAGCTTTTTCGTGAAGAACTCTTCGCAGCCCTCGTGCTTCTCGAACGCGGCGACCTGACGCCGGAGGAAATGCGCGGAGCGTGGGCGGGAGAGATCGGACAGGTGCAATTCACGCCCTCGAACTATCTGAAGTTCGGCGTCGATTATGACGGCGACGGACGCCGCGATCTCGTCAAGAGTGTGCCCGACGCGCTCGCCTCGGCGGCGAAGTTTCTGCGCCATCTCGGCTGGCGCGCCAACGCACCCTGGATCGAGGAGGTGGAGGTCGGCCCGAACGTCCCCTGGGACGAGGCGGGACGGGGCCGTTACCGCAGCCGCGCAGACTGGGCGCGAGACGGGGTGAGGCGCCGTGGTGGCGATCGCCTGCCCGCAGATCGTGTGGATGCAGCCCTTGTTTTGCCGATGGGGCGTGACGGGCCGGCATTTCTCGCCTATCGGAACTTCGACATTTTCTGGGAATGGAACAATTCCTCGAATTATTCGCTGGCGGCCGCCTATTTCGCCACGCGCCTCGCCGGAGCACCGCCGATGCGGCGGGGAAATCCGGCCGCTATGCTGTCCTCAAAGGAGCTCCTCGAAGTGCAGACGCGTCTCAATCGCCTGGGCTATGACGCGGGGCCGCCGGACGGGCGGCTCGGCCAGAAGACGCGCGCAGGCGTGCGTGCGGCCCAGCTTGCCTTCGGCCTCCCCGCGGACGGCTATCCGACGCGCGCCCTACTCGAGCGCCTTCGCCGGCAATAG
- a CDS encoding SOUL family heme-binding protein has protein sequence MPNALSRSYAELRDTLGKLQDNLEERGRSVADTGHDVTRRARRANPWRRPEPNWYDRPAQWYHHGTDYVRERPGVAGLVAAGAALVLVGGAIYAARRTSLYIEEPDYDVVDHKSEFEVREYGKQVVAEAHATGRRDQALKAGFHKLADYIFARQRPGKKIAMTAPVVQAPVVGENGRRRGWAVRFIMPAKWNLADLPKPAQDDVVLKEMSPRRVAAVRFSGQMNDRLALENLEALRLFIEDHGLKAIGEPIYAYYNPPMTPGFMRRNEIMVEVSEA, from the coding sequence ATGCCGAACGCTCTTTCCCGCAGCTACGCCGAACTCCGCGATACGCTCGGAAAACTCCAGGACAATCTCGAAGAGCGAGGACGTTCGGTCGCCGATACGGGCCATGACGTCACGCGCCGAGCGCGCCGTGCCAATCCGTGGCGACGCCCCGAACCGAATTGGTATGATCGACCCGCGCAATGGTATCATCACGGCACCGATTACGTGCGGGAGCGCCCGGGCGTTGCCGGGCTCGTCGCAGCCGGCGCGGCGCTCGTCCTCGTCGGCGGTGCGATCTACGCCGCGCGCCGCACGAGCCTTTACATCGAAGAGCCCGATTACGACGTCGTCGATCACAAGAGCGAGTTCGAGGTTCGTGAATATGGCAAGCAGGTGGTAGCGGAGGCCCACGCCACGGGGCGCCGCGACCAGGCCTTGAAGGCCGGCTTCCACAAGCTCGCCGATTACATTTTCGCCCGCCAGCGGCCGGGTAAGAAGATCGCCATGACCGCCCCCGTCGTGCAGGCACCGGTGGTCGGCGAGAATGGCCGGCGGCGCGGCTGGGCCGTGCGCTTCATTATGCCGGCGAAATGGAATTTGGCGGATCTGCCGAAGCCGGCGCAGGACGATGTGGTCTTGAAGGAGATGTCGCCGCGTCGCGTGGCCGCCGTCAGGTTCTCCGGCCAGATGAACGATCGGCTGGCGCTGGAGAATTTGGAGGCCCTTCGCCTCTTCATCGAAGATCACGGTTTGAAGGCGATCGGTGAGCCGATCTACGCCTATTACAATCCGCCGATGACTCCGGGCTTCATGCGCCGCAACGAGATCATGGTGGAGGTCAGCGAGGCGTGA
- a CDS encoding heme-binding protein — protein sequence MGLSLGAYAIERIVPRRPVLRGRAIYRDGDYEIRDYSAFHALEMSLYGGREDALQRAFERLSAVDGDGQGRAALLDPVMQSLRSNGADGDGADFAHGRWSVRLPLIAARGADCGFESADPRLRVISVPAQRVAVLRFSSTEPAAFGINRVMLEDFVEDEGLEAEGAVFYAYYGLSRALPFGRQHEVILPIST from the coding sequence GTGGGTCTCAGCCTCGGCGCCTATGCAATCGAGCGCATCGTCCCGCGGCGTCCGGTGCTGCGCGGGCGCGCCATTTACCGCGACGGCGATTATGAAATTCGCGACTATTCGGCTTTTCACGCCTTGGAGATGTCTCTCTACGGTGGTCGCGAAGACGCGCTTCAGCGGGCCTTCGAACGTCTGAGCGCGGTGGATGGAGACGGGCAGGGGCGGGCCGCGCTTCTCGATCCCGTGATGCAATCCCTGCGTTCAAACGGAGCCGATGGGGACGGTGCCGATTTCGCCCATGGGCGCTGGTCCGTCCGTCTGCCTCTCATTGCGGCACGGGGAGCTGATTGTGGCTTCGAAAGCGCCGATCCGCGCCTGCGGGTCATCTCGGTGCCGGCGCAGCGCGTCGCCGTTCTTCGTTTCTCTTCGACGGAGCCCGCTGCCTTCGGCATCAATCGCGTGATGCTGGAAGATTTCGTGGAGGATGAAGGACTTGAAGCCGAGGGGGCGGTTTTCTACGCCTATTACGGGCTTTCTCGCGCCCTTCCTTTCGGCCGTCAGCACGAGGTCATTCTCCCTATTTCCACCTGA
- a CDS encoding cell wall hydrolase: MMGYIGRAFEGAARGAAALLFGATLLAAGHAHAAEIYEGPLPQPRPVSVGPAGKHADASEMPSKAASECLAKALYFEARGETAKGQLAVGRVILNRVKDKHYPDTICGVVFQNAEKRNRCQFSFACDGKPDLVADKESWREVRRRAKWLLACRKGCGSKGLWKGPLWQSTHYHADYVAPGWANRLKQTGQIGTHLFYLEARA; the protein is encoded by the coding sequence ATGATGGGATATATCGGGCGCGCCTTCGAAGGCGCGGCACGGGGTGCGGCTGCGCTTCTGTTTGGTGCAACGCTGCTCGCCGCGGGCCATGCGCATGCGGCGGAGATTTACGAGGGCCCGTTGCCTCAACCGAGGCCGGTTTCGGTGGGCCCTGCGGGCAAGCATGCGGATGCGTCGGAGATGCCGTCAAAGGCGGCGAGCGAATGTCTCGCCAAGGCGCTCTATTTCGAAGCGCGTGGCGAGACCGCCAAGGGACAGCTCGCGGTGGGGCGTGTGATCCTCAACCGGGTCAAGGACAAGCATTATCCCGACACGATCTGTGGCGTGGTCTTTCAGAACGCCGAGAAGCGCAATCGCTGCCAATTCTCTTTCGCCTGTGACGGCAAGCCCGATCTTGTCGCCGACAAGGAGAGCTGGCGCGAGGTCCGGCGTCGCGCCAAATGGTTGTTGGCGTGCAGGAAGGGCTGCGGCTCCAAGGGCCTCTGGAAAGGGCCTCTCTGGCAGTCCACGCACTATCACGCAGATTACGTGGCACCCGGCTGGGCGAACCGGCTGAAGCAGACCGGCCAGATCGGCACGCATCTGTTCTATCTGGAGGCGCGGGCCTGA
- the pdxH gene encoding pyridoxamine 5'-phosphate oxidase, translated as MTLPRKDAPSELTSGDFTAYGDPFSLFGDWMREATASEPSDPNAVAVATADETGLPDVRMVLLKSWDERGFVFYTNLESRKGEQLAANPKAAMCFHWKSLARQIRIRGNVEAVSDEEADAYYDSRPRMSRIGAWASRQSRPLESRFALEKAVATETARFGTGKVPRPPFWSGFRLVPVQIEFWNNGAFRLHDRIRFTPHENGWQKQRLYP; from the coding sequence ATGACTCTTCCGCGAAAAGATGCCCCCTCAGAGTTAACAAGCGGTGACTTTACCGCCTACGGCGATCCCTTTTCCCTCTTCGGAGATTGGATGCGCGAGGCGACCGCTTCGGAGCCGAGCGATCCCAATGCCGTCGCCGTGGCAACCGCCGACGAGACGGGGCTGCCGGATGTGCGAATGGTGCTTCTGAAGAGCTGGGACGAGCGCGGTTTCGTGTTCTACACCAACCTTGAAAGCCGCAAGGGCGAACAGCTCGCGGCCAATCCCAAGGCGGCGATGTGTTTCCACTGGAAGTCGCTCGCCCGTCAAATCCGCATCCGCGGCAATGTCGAGGCCGTGTCCGACGAAGAGGCCGACGCCTATTATGACAGCCGGCCCCGCATGAGCCGGATCGGTGCCTGGGCAAGCCGCCAGTCGCGCCCGCTCGAAAGCCGCTTTGCGCTGGAAAAGGCCGTGGCGACCGAGACCGCCCGCTTCGGCACCGGCAAGGTGCCGCGGCCCCCCTTCTGGAGCGGCTTTCGGCTGGTGCCCGTCCAGATCGAGTTCTGGAATAATGGCGCTTTCCGTCTGCACGACCGGATTCGGTTCACCCCGCACGAGAACGGCTGGCAGAAGCAACGGCTCTACCCCTGA
- a CDS encoding RT0821/Lpp0805 family surface protein produces MLAALLSVSLAGCGSITIPFGGRADESPAITTGSIGPAVVVQEPLPEALSYSDAARIGQTAGIAGIDTLPKDGIDWINEVTGSAGKVRPLSHIQQNATRTCRDIEATVTSVGGVHRFGGTLCKDQTSGVVQMEALATEPS; encoded by the coding sequence GTGCTGGCTGCCTTGCTTTCGGTCAGTCTCGCAGGATGCGGCTCCATTACGATACCCTTCGGCGGTCGCGCCGATGAAAGCCCAGCGATCACCACCGGTTCGATCGGACCTGCCGTCGTCGTGCAGGAGCCGCTGCCGGAGGCGTTGTCTTATTCCGATGCTGCACGAATTGGCCAGACGGCCGGGATCGCCGGCATCGACACCCTGCCGAAGGACGGCATCGACTGGATCAACGAGGTCACCGGTTCGGCCGGCAAGGTGCGGCCGCTGTCGCATATCCAGCAAAACGCCACCCGCACCTGTCGCGACATCGAAGCCACGGTGACGAGCGTCGGCGGGGTCCACCGATTCGGCGGCACATTGTGCAAGGACCAGACAAGCGGCGTCGTGCAAATGGAGGCTCTCGCGACCGAGCCGAGTTAG